The Mycolicibacterium aichiense region CGGCGTGGATCACGGTACCGGCCGGGATGTTGCGCAGCGGCAGGTTATTACCGGGCTTGATGTCGGCATTGGCGCCCGACTCCACGATGTCGCCCTGCGAAAGACCCTGCGGCGCAATGATGTAGCGCTTTTCGCCGTCCAGGTAGTGCAGCAGTGCGATGTTCGCGGTGCGGTTCGGGTCGTACTCGATGTGAGCGACCTTCGCGTTGACGCCGTCCTTGTCGTTGCGCCGGAAGTCGATCACCCGGTAGGCACGCTTGTGCCCGCCGCCCTTGTGGCGGGTGGTGATTCGGCCGTGGGCGTTACGACCGCCAGTGCCGTGCAGCGGGCGGATCAGCGACTTCTCCGGAGTCGAGCGAGTGATCTCGGAGAAATCGGAGACGCTGGCACCGCGGCGACCGGGGGTCGTCGGCTTGTACTTGCGGATTCCCATTATCTATTCCTGAGTTCTATCTGCAGTCGTTCCCGCCGGGTCAGGCGGGAGCTCCGAATAGGTCGATCGGCTTGCTGCCGGCGGCCAGGGTCACGATCGCGCGCTTGGTGCTCTTGCGCTGTCCGTAACCGGTGCGGGTGCGCTTGCGCTTGCCCTGCCGGTTGGCGGTGTTCACCGAGTCGACCTTCACCTTGAAGATCTTCTCGATGGCGATCTTGATCTGCGTCTTGTTCGAGCCGGGTGCGACGATGAACGTGTAGACGTTGTCCTCGATCAGTCCGTACGACTTCTCGGAAATGACCGGGGCCAAGATGATGTCGCGGGGATCAGTCACGGTCGCCATCAGGCCGAAACCTCCTGAACATTGGCGCCGATGTAGGCATTCAGCGCTTCCACGCTGAACACCACGTCGTCGGCGTTGAGAACGTCGTAGGTGTTGAGCTGATCCGGCGAGATCACGTGCACACCAGGCAGATTCCGCACGCTCTTGGCGCCGACTTCGTCTGCCCGGCCGATCACGACCAACACCTTGCGGCGGTCGGTCAGCGAACCCAGGAACGTCTTGGCGCTCTTGGTCGACGGGGTCTGCCCGCTGATCAGCTCGGTCACCGCGTGGATCCGCTCGTTGCGCGCCCGATCCGACAACGCACCACGCAGTGCGGCGGCGATCATCTTCTTCGGGGTGCGCTGGCTGTAGTCACGCGGCTGCGGGCCGTGGACGACGCCACCACCGGTGAACTGCGGAGCGCGGGTCGAACCCTGACGGGCGCGACCGGTGCCCTTCTGCCGGTACGGCTTCTTGCCGCCGCCGGAGACCTGAGCGCGAGTCTTGGTGGCGTGGGTGCCCTGGCGCTTGGCGGCCAGCTGCGCATTCACCACCTGGTGCATGAGCGCGATGTTCGGTTCCACATCAAAGAGGGCGGCCGGGAGTTCCACGGTGCCGTCCTGCTTGCCGTCCGGAGTGCGAACGTCAATCTTCAGAGTCACTTCTCACCTCGTTTGACTGCCGTGCGAACCATCACGAGCCCGCCGTTGCGGCCGGGGACAGCACCCTTGATCAGGAGCACGCCGTTCTCGGCATCGACCTTGTGCACCACCAGGTTCTGCGTGGTGACGCGGTCGCTACCCATGCGGCCGGACATCCGGGTGCCCTTGAAGACGCGGCCCGGGGTGGCGCAGCCACCGATCGAGCCGGGCCGACGGTGCACGGCCTGCGCACCGTGGCTGGCCCCCTGGCCCTTGAAGCCGTGTCGCTTCATGGTGCCGGCGAAGCCCTTGCCCTTGGAGGTCCCGGTGACGTCGACGTAGGCGCCGTCGGCGAAGATCTCCGCCGTCAGCTCCTGACCGACCTCGTAGTCGGCGGCAGCAGCCTCATCGTCGAGCCGCAGCTCGGCGAGGTGCCGGCGCGGGTTGACCCCGGCGGCGGCGTACTGACCGGTGACCGGCTTGTTGACCTTGCGGGGGCTGATCTCGCCGTAGGCGAGCTGCACAGCGCTGTAGCCGTCACGCTCGGGCGTGCGGATGCGGGTGACCACGTTGGGTCCGGCCTTGACGACCGTGACGGGGACGACCCGGTTGTTTTCGTCGAACACCTGGGTCATGCCCAGCTTGGTGCCCAAAATGCCTTTTCGTGCCATTTGTTCGTCGACTCCCCTACTACTGGATGTTCACGTCGACGCTGGCCGGCAGATCGATGCGCATGAGAGCGTCAACGGTCTTCGGCGTCGGGTCGAGGATGTCGATGAGTCGCTTGTGCGTGCGCATCTCGAAGTGCTCCCGCGAGTCCTTGTACTTATGCGGGGAGCGGATGACGCAATACACATTCTTTTCCGTCGGCAGCGGCACCGGACCAACCACGCTCGCACCGGTACGGGTGACCGTCTCCACGATCTTGCGCGCCGAGGCATCAATGGCCTCGTGGTCGTAGGCCTTGAGCCTGATGCGGATCTTTTGTCCCGCCACGCTTCTCCTACCTTCACTCCTGCTTGGTCCCATGGAGGGACACGGTGGTCATGCGCCGTTCCCGCCGGCTCTCGCCGGAGTCACAGCGCTGGCTATCGCCGCCGCTCTTTACCTGTCTCTGGTGCTCCGGCCCCCGCGGTCGGGTGTGTCGCCCTCACGCAGTCCCGAACGCACGGTCGAAATCTTCCGCACTCCGAGATGGGGACCGGACGCGCCCGTTCGGGCGCCGGTCGTACACCTTGGGCGGCACGCTCCCGCAGGGGAGGCGAACCCGGCTCAAGGCAACCCGAACAGTATGCCCTAGATCGCGGCACCAGCCAAATTCGGCCAGAGCCCCAGCTAAATCCGCCCGAACCCTGGTAGCGGGTCGGTTTGGCCGTGTCGGGTGACACCTCCAGCCGAGCCGGATCGCAGCGGCGAACCGACCAATTCTTGCCGCACGCCGTTACCCGGCCGGGGCCGGGGTGGCAGTCGGGTGGGCCCGATACAAGCTGACCGAGGTTCCGAGGTACCACACTCCGGTGGCGGCGACGGGCAGCAGCGTTCCCCACCCGCCTTCGATGGAGAACGGGCCGTCGTCGAGGAACACGCTGAACGTCCCCACCAGATTGACCACCGCAGCGATGACCGCCAGCCACCCGGTCCACCGCGGCAACACGGCTTGCGAGAACACGCAGCCCGCATAGCCGGTCGCGGCGAGAGCAACGATGAAGCCGCAGAGCGCCAACAACACCAGACTGAAATCGGCTCCCACCGCGCGCACCGCGGAGGCCGACAGCTCATGTGCCGCCCCCGCCGCGACGATCCGGATCGACATCGAGACGAAGGACAACGCGGCGACAGCCACCGTGCCGACGAAGAACAGATCGCCGAGATGACGACCGACGGCTGCGGTGTGAAGCAGACGGCGGACCGCGACCGCGAACCAGATCACCAACCCCGTCGCCAGCGCGTACAACCACCCCTGCAGCACCACCTGACTGTGGTGGTCGACGAAGAACCGTTGGACTGCCTGGTTACTGGCCTCGGGCCCGGGGGGCTTACCCGTCAGCATCGCGGCCACCACGGTCGCGATGACAAATGCGATACCGGCGCTGCCGCCGGTGCGATCCAAACGTGAGTTGTCCATCGTCGCCCCCGATAGCTGTGTCCCTTGCCGGACGATACGTCTGACCGGCGGGCCGTCGGCCGGTTTCTGCACTGAAATAGGTGACAGTCACTGCCATATCGGCATACGATGCCGCTCATGTATCGCGTGATTCAGTGGGCAACCGGTGGGGTGGGTAAGGCGGCAATCCAGGGCGTGCTGCGTCACCCCGAACTCGACCTCGTCGGATGCTGGGTTCACAGCTCCGACAAGAACGGCCGCGACGTCGGCGAGGTGATCGGCGAAGCCCCCATCGGGGTCGCCGCCACGACCGACATCGACGAGCTGCTCGCGCTGGACGCCGACTGCGTCATGTACTCCCCCTTGCTGCCCGACGATTCGGTGGTCGCGCGAATCCTGCGCTCCGGCAAGAACGTGGTGACCCCGGTGGGCTGGGTCTACCCGGACCGGGAGAATCCCGCGGTGCAGGCCCTCGAGGAGGCGTGCGCGGCAGGCAACGCCACGTTGCACGGCTCCGGTATCCATCCCGGCGGCATCACCGAGCGGTTCCCGCTGATGATCTCCGCACTCACCGCCGCGATCACCCATGTCCGGGCCGAGGAATTCTCCGACATCCGCACCTACAACGCACCGTTGGTGGTGCGGGAGGTGATGGGCTTCGGTCTGACGCCGGA contains the following coding sequences:
- the rplW gene encoding 50S ribosomal protein L23, with amino-acid sequence MATVTDPRDIILAPVISEKSYGLIEDNVYTFIVAPGSNKTQIKIAIEKIFKVKVDSVNTANRQGKRKRTRTGYGQRKSTKRAIVTLAAGSKPIDLFGAPA
- the rplD gene encoding 50S ribosomal protein L4 → MTLKIDVRTPDGKQDGTVELPAALFDVEPNIALMHQVVNAQLAAKRQGTHATKTRAQVSGGGKKPYRQKGTGRARQGSTRAPQFTGGGVVHGPQPRDYSQRTPKKMIAAALRGALSDRARNERIHAVTELISGQTPSTKSAKTFLGSLTDRRKVLVVIGRADEVGAKSVRNLPGVHVISPDQLNTYDVLNADDVVFSVEALNAYIGANVQEVSA
- a CDS encoding dihydrodipicolinate reductase, producing MPLMYRVIQWATGGVGKAAIQGVLRHPELDLVGCWVHSSDKNGRDVGEVIGEAPIGVAATTDIDELLALDADCVMYSPLLPDDSVVARILRSGKNVVTPVGWVYPDRENPAVQALEEACAAGNATLHGSGIHPGGITERFPLMISALTAAITHVRAEEFSDIRTYNAPLVVREVMGFGLTPEQAMSGPIAALLEAGFKQSVRMVADQLGFRSDPRIRSTQEVAVAVHGTDELVVPMEAGTVAARRFKWQAIVDDEPVVTAAVNWLMCDVELDPPWTLGEKGERFEVEVTGDCDVSLTFKGLQPETVEEGLKRNPGVVATANHCISAIPYVCEAAPGIKTYLDLPLIAGRAAPHLAK
- the rpsJ gene encoding 30S ribosomal protein S10, whose amino-acid sequence is MAGQKIRIRLKAYDHEAIDASARKIVETVTRTGASVVGPVPLPTEKNVYCVIRSPHKYKDSREHFEMRTHKRLIDILDPTPKTVDALMRIDLPASVDVNIQ
- the rplC gene encoding 50S ribosomal protein L3, translating into MARKGILGTKLGMTQVFDENNRVVPVTVVKAGPNVVTRIRTPERDGYSAVQLAYGEISPRKVNKPVTGQYAAAGVNPRRHLAELRLDDEAAAADYEVGQELTAEIFADGAYVDVTGTSKGKGFAGTMKRHGFKGQGASHGAQAVHRRPGSIGGCATPGRVFKGTRMSGRMGSDRVTTQNLVVHKVDAENGVLLIKGAVPGRNGGLVMVRTAVKRGEK
- the rplB gene encoding 50S ribosomal protein L2, which codes for MGIRKYKPTTPGRRGASVSDFSEITRSTPEKSLIRPLHGTGGRNAHGRITTRHKGGGHKRAYRVIDFRRNDKDGVNAKVAHIEYDPNRTANIALLHYLDGEKRYIIAPQGLSQGDIVESGANADIKPGNNLPLRNIPAGTVIHAVELRPGGGAKLARSAGSSIQLLGKEGAYASLRMPSGEIRRVDVRCRATVGEVGNAEQANINWGKAGRMRWKGKRPTVRGVVMNPVDHPHGGGEGKTSGGRHPVSPWGKPEGRTRKPNKPSDKLIVRRRRTGKKR